DNA from Candidatus Woesearchaeota archaeon:
GGCACTATTCTAGGATAATTCTAATTTCTTGACTCTGATTTCTGGCAACTTGTGAACTATCAAATCTGCGTTCTTAAGCTCTTCTTCTGATTGAAATTCAGTTTTTAGAGCAACAACTTTCATATTTGCATTTTTTGCAGCTTCTACTCCATTAGCTGCGTCTTCAACAACTAAACATTCTTCAGGTTTCAACTTTAGTTGTCTCGCTGCCTCCAAGAATAAATCCGGAAAAGGTTTGTGTTTTTTAACGTCGTCGGATGTTATAATTACTTCGAAATCATTATTTATGCCTAAATGCTTGAGAATATGCCCGGCCCTTGATTTTGAACTTGACGTAGCTACTGCTAACTTGAATTTCTTTTTCAAATTTTTAATTAGTTGAGATAAAGAATTATCCTTTTCTATATGTTCAAGATTATGTTGCATTTCAACTTCAAACTGACTCATATAGTCTTCTTTATCTATCGTGATATTGAAATTTTTCTCAAACAAATTAATTTGA
Protein-coding regions in this window:
- a CDS encoding HAD family phosphatase, translated to MLRAIIFDMDGVLINTPKFVWATHNKLLAKFDKHISDSKISQYLGRSLKDQINLFEKNFNITIDKEDYMSQFEVEMQHNLEHIEKDNSLSQLIKNLKKKFKLAVATSSSKSRAGHILKHLGINNDFEVIITSDDVKKHKPFPDLFLEAARQLKLKPEECLVVEDAANGVEAAKNANMKVVALKTEFQSEEELKNADLIVHKLPEIRVKKLELS